A section of the Mesobacillus jeotgali genome encodes:
- the nth gene encoding endonuclease III: MLNRQQIRFCLDEMGRMFPNAHCELIHSNPFELVIAVALSAQCTDALVNKVTRNLFQKYKTPEDFLAVPIEELQQDIRSIGLFRNKAKNIQKLCRMLIDEYGGEVPADRDELTKLPGVGRKTANVVVSVAFGIPAIAVDTHVERVSKRLAICRWKDSVLEVEKTLMKKVPEEEWSITHHRMIFFGRYHCKAQNPQCETCPLLEVCREGQKRMKTKK; this comes from the coding sequence ATGTTAAACAGACAGCAAATCAGGTTTTGTCTTGATGAAATGGGCAGGATGTTTCCAAATGCACACTGTGAGCTGATCCATTCAAATCCCTTTGAACTGGTTATTGCAGTTGCATTGTCGGCCCAATGTACAGATGCACTTGTCAATAAAGTAACCAGGAATTTATTTCAAAAATATAAAACTCCAGAGGATTTTTTAGCTGTCCCAATAGAGGAGCTGCAGCAGGACATCCGCTCAATCGGTCTTTTTCGAAATAAAGCTAAGAATATACAGAAGCTTTGCCGAATGCTAATCGATGAGTATGGCGGTGAGGTCCCTGCTGACAGAGATGAATTGACAAAACTTCCTGGTGTAGGGAGAAAAACAGCTAATGTAGTGGTTTCCGTCGCATTCGGAATACCTGCCATTGCAGTTGATACACATGTTGAGCGTGTCAGCAAACGGCTGGCTATTTGCCGTTGGAAGGACTCGGTCCTCGAGGTGGAGAAGACGTTGATGAAAAAGGTACCTGAGGAAGAATGGTCAATTACTCATCACAGGATGATTTTCTTCGGACGATATCATTGTAAGGCTCAAAATCCACAATGTGAGACATGTCCTTTGCTCGAGGTTTGCAGAGAGGGTCAAAAAAGGATGAAAACTAAAAAGTAA
- the panD gene encoding aspartate 1-decarboxylase — protein MFRTMMNGKIHRARVTEANLNYVGSITIDSDILDAVGMVPNEKVQIVNNNNGARFETYIIPGERGSGVVCLNGAAARLVHEGDVVIIISYALIPEEKVATHQPKVALMDENNRIVEMIHAEPEKTVFL, from the coding sequence ATGTTCCGCACCATGATGAACGGTAAAATACATCGAGCAAGAGTAACTGAAGCAAATTTGAATTATGTAGGAAGCATCACGATTGACAGTGATATATTGGACGCTGTCGGAATGGTTCCTAATGAAAAGGTACAAATCGTCAATAATAATAATGGCGCCCGTTTCGAAACCTATATAATTCCTGGGGAAAGAGGCAGCGGAGTAGTTTGCCTGAATGGTGCTGCAGCCAGACTCGTCCACGAAGGCGATGTTGTTATCATTATATCTTATGCACTGATTCCTGAAGAGAAGGTAGCGACTCACCAGCCAAAAGTTGCTTTGATGGATGAAAACAATCGAATCGTCGAAATGATTCATGCTGAACCTGAGAAAACGGTATTTCTATAG
- a CDS encoding CCA tRNA nucleotidyltransferase has translation MTANPFEQAVPVLELIESAGFEAYFVGGSVRDHLLGREIADVDIATSALPEELKQIFSKTADVGIDHGTILVHHAGNHYEVTTFRAEADYSDFRRPDNVSFIRSLTEDLQRRDFTMNAMAMDKDGHIRDPFAGREAIKRREIVTVGNPDERFGEDALRMLRAVRFQSQLAFSIEKQTFASLAVHGHLLQNIAVERKLVEFEKLLAGPGRKEAIQLLVKSGIYQYLPGLDERDSQLISFSSHLTTDLKLEESWVLLLFELGLAQTEIEDFLRGWKLPLQRIKRYKHIHSLLLNRLDNQWTLDSIYKAGLEEAICAEKVAAMLRDKCFKPEKLVELYDMLPIKNRQELAVSGKDVMAWTKKQPGPWLREVLDNIERSVINGDVSNEKEKIKEWLNASNQK, from the coding sequence ATGACAGCTAATCCGTTTGAACAGGCAGTACCCGTACTTGAATTAATAGAGAGCGCTGGGTTTGAGGCTTATTTTGTAGGTGGATCTGTAAGGGACCACCTTCTTGGACGTGAAATAGCGGATGTTGACATCGCAACTTCTGCTCTGCCTGAAGAATTGAAGCAGATTTTCAGCAAGACTGCTGATGTGGGAATTGACCATGGTACCATTCTGGTCCATCATGCGGGGAACCATTATGAAGTCACCACATTCCGTGCTGAAGCGGACTATTCAGATTTCCGCAGGCCTGACAACGTTTCTTTTATCCGTTCTTTAACGGAGGATCTGCAGCGCCGCGACTTCACAATGAATGCCATGGCAATGGACAAAGATGGGCATATCAGAGATCCATTCGCAGGAAGGGAAGCCATCAAGCGAAGGGAAATTGTCACTGTAGGCAACCCGGACGAACGTTTCGGTGAAGATGCATTAAGGATGCTTAGGGCAGTCAGGTTCCAGTCCCAACTAGCCTTCTCAATCGAAAAGCAGACTTTTGCATCGCTCGCTGTTCACGGCCATTTGCTCCAGAACATTGCGGTTGAGCGTAAATTGGTTGAATTCGAGAAACTGCTTGCTGGTCCAGGAAGGAAAGAGGCAATCCAACTGCTGGTAAAGAGCGGAATTTATCAGTATTTGCCTGGATTGGATGAGAGGGATAGCCAACTTATAAGTTTTTCTTCACATTTAACAACTGATTTAAAACTAGAGGAATCATGGGTTCTGCTTTTGTTTGAATTGGGTCTGGCACAAACAGAAATTGAGGATTTTCTCAGGGGATGGAAGCTGCCGTTACAAAGAATTAAGCGCTACAAGCATATTCATTCACTGCTTTTGAACAGACTTGATAATCAGTGGACTCTGGACTCAATCTACAAGGCAGGTCTGGAAGAGGCCATCTGTGCGGAAAAAGTGGCTGCGATGCTCCGTGATAAATGCTTTAAACCGGAAAAACTGGTCGAACTGTATGACATGCTGCCTATTAAGAATCGTCAGGAATTAGCGGTCTCGGGGAAGGATGTTATGGCTTGGACGAAAAAGCAGCCTGGGCCCTGGCTGCGGGAAGTGCTGGATAATATAGAACGATCTGTAATCAATGGAGATGTATCAAACGAGAAGGAGAAAATAAAGGAATGGCTGAACGCGTCCAATCAGAAATAA
- a CDS encoding YpmA family protein: MESKIEIISTVKVQNSPDLYKIVDALNRSLKRDDLMFGLALDQEDKEKAVFTIYRT; the protein is encoded by the coding sequence ATGGAAAGCAAAATCGAAATCATTTCTACAGTAAAGGTACAAAATAGTCCGGATTTATATAAAATAGTTGATGCCCTTAACAGGTCATTGAAGCGTGATGACCTGATGTTTGGACTTGCGTTGGATCAGGAGGATAAAGAGAAAGCGGTCTTTACCATTTACCGAACCTAA
- the panC gene encoding pantoate--beta-alanine ligase: MKIIRTIAEMQEQMLRLKSEGISIGYVPTMGFLHEGHMSLMERARQENEAVVLSIFVNPLQFGPNEDLDAYPRDFDRDHSVAESQGVDYIFYPSAEEMYPKDASVQVSVVDRTKVLCGKSRPGHFDGVATVLIKLFNIVQPTRAYFGLKDAQQVAVVDGLIKDFNFPIELIPVDTVREEDGLAKSSRNVYLIGEEREQAVELSKSLQLARTAIQGGERNPLKIVDMMMRHINKNTSGKVDYIEIYSYPELQSLETLTGKIIIAMAVKFSKARLIDNIILNVE; this comes from the coding sequence ATGAAGATCATCAGAACAATCGCGGAAATGCAGGAACAGATGCTAAGATTAAAGTCCGAAGGAATCAGCATTGGCTATGTACCAACGATGGGATTTCTGCATGAAGGGCATATGTCTTTAATGGAAAGGGCTCGGCAGGAAAATGAAGCTGTGGTTCTGAGCATATTCGTTAACCCGCTTCAATTCGGTCCTAATGAGGATCTGGATGCCTATCCGCGTGATTTTGACCGTGACCATAGCGTAGCCGAGAGTCAGGGTGTAGATTATATTTTCTATCCCTCTGCGGAAGAGATGTACCCAAAAGATGCTTCAGTTCAAGTGTCCGTTGTTGATAGGACAAAAGTTCTGTGTGGCAAATCCAGGCCAGGTCATTTTGATGGTGTTGCTACAGTACTGATCAAACTCTTCAATATCGTTCAGCCAACCAGGGCATATTTCGGCTTGAAGGATGCCCAGCAGGTAGCCGTGGTAGATGGCTTGATAAAAGACTTTAATTTTCCGATAGAATTGATACCGGTCGACACGGTCAGAGAAGAGGATGGTCTTGCCAAGAGTTCTAGAAACGTCTATTTGATTGGTGAGGAAAGAGAACAGGCGGTAGAACTCAGCAAAAGCCTTCAGCTGGCGAGAACAGCAATTCAGGGTGGCGAAAGAAATCCACTTAAGATTGTCGACATGATGATGAGACATATTAATAAAAATACATCCGGTAAAGTGGATTATATAGAAATTTACTCCTATCCGGAACTGCAATCCTTAGAGACATTGACAGGGAAAATCATTATTGCCATGGCTGTAAAGTTCTCGAAAGCCAGACTGATTGACAATATCATTTTAAATGTAGAATAA
- a CDS encoding YpoC family protein has product MEKILSEWNRYNSELAHYFSNRDSTSALPVMKKAIALFKDFLFITNGLNEEFHSLGDCTIKPVNVAERLAFISSRPGLFHSYKQLAELFAEQEKQYARQTALNTAKNKRPE; this is encoded by the coding sequence ATGGAGAAAATACTCAGTGAATGGAATCGATACAATTCAGAACTGGCACATTATTTTTCGAACAGAGATAGTACCAGTGCGCTACCGGTCATGAAAAAAGCAATAGCGTTATTCAAAGATTTCCTTTTCATAACCAATGGCCTGAATGAAGAATTCCACTCCTTAGGTGATTGTACAATCAAACCGGTTAATGTCGCTGAAAGGTTAGCATTCATTTCCTCGAGGCCTGGTCTATTTCATTCCTATAAACAGCTGGCTGAGCTATTTGCTGAACAGGAAAAACAGTATGCCAGACAAACCGCCCTTAATACAGCAAAAAATAAACGCCCTGAATAA
- a CDS encoding DnaD domain-containing protein translates to MKKADMLEWLKEGNVTIPAALLTQYKEMRLNEQELALLLHVFYFSEKGNEFPTPMELAARMTISAFECTDLLRALIQRGFISINDGNSTDGIRYEKYSLEPLWEKLFDQFMLKRKHEKELMEQKEETDLYTAFEREFGRPLSPFECESLAMWMDDDHHDPIIIKAALREAVISGKLNFRYIDRILFEWKKNGIKTIEQAKSYGRKFRQHQSTSKAGKEEPKVSANPVPFYNWLEQ, encoded by the coding sequence ATGAAAAAAGCAGATATGTTAGAATGGCTGAAAGAAGGGAATGTTACGATCCCTGCAGCATTGCTTACGCAGTACAAAGAAATGAGATTAAACGAACAAGAATTGGCATTATTGCTCCATGTTTTTTATTTTTCTGAAAAGGGAAATGAATTCCCTACTCCCATGGAACTTGCAGCCCGCATGACGATTTCCGCTTTCGAGTGTACTGATTTACTCCGAGCACTGATTCAGAGAGGCTTTATATCGATTAATGACGGCAACTCAACTGATGGTATCAGATATGAAAAATACTCACTCGAACCGTTATGGGAAAAGCTGTTTGACCAGTTCATGCTAAAACGTAAGCACGAGAAAGAGCTTATGGAGCAGAAGGAAGAAACAGATTTATACACAGCATTCGAAAGAGAATTTGGACGGCCATTATCACCTTTTGAATGTGAGTCTCTAGCCATGTGGATGGATGATGACCACCATGATCCGATCATCATTAAAGCCGCACTGAGAGAAGCAGTTATATCTGGAAAATTGAATTTTCGGTACATAGACCGGATTCTTTTTGAGTGGAAAAAGAATGGAATCAAGACAATCGAACAGGCTAAAAGCTACGGAAGGAAATTCAGGCAGCATCAGAGTACCTCAAAGGCAGGGAAGGAAGAGCCAAAAGTTTCCGCAAACCCAGTACCTTTTTATAACTGGCTTGAACAGTAA
- a CDS encoding cell wall elongation regulator TseB-like domain-containing protein, with protein sequence MKKWILLGVLFVAIITGILVNVYFNAVEPVDAAEKKAVEIAMKETSLSDFTDFNLYSGEETYYVMTGRNAKNEDVYVWINEKNSQLITKNAKNGITKKEALNKLYQEKNPDQIIDVRLGMARIKKTDRPAWEIYYRNSSNNINYYYVDFETGEKLRAIDNL encoded by the coding sequence GTGAAAAAGTGGATTTTACTCGGTGTTCTCTTTGTTGCAATCATCACTGGAATTCTGGTGAATGTTTACTTCAATGCGGTTGAACCAGTCGATGCCGCTGAAAAAAAGGCTGTTGAAATTGCAATGAAGGAAACCAGCCTGTCAGATTTCACTGACTTCAATCTGTACAGTGGAGAGGAAACATATTATGTGATGACAGGGAGAAATGCCAAAAACGAAGACGTTTACGTCTGGATCAATGAAAAAAATAGTCAACTAATCACGAAAAATGCCAAAAATGGTATCACGAAAAAAGAAGCTTTAAATAAACTATATCAGGAAAAAAATCCTGATCAAATCATTGATGTTAGACTTGGTATGGCAAGAATCAAAAAGACGGACAGGCCAGCCTGGGAAATTTATTACCGAAACAGCAGCAACAACATCAATTACTACTATGTCGACTTTGAAACAGGCGAAAAATTAAGGGCCATTGACAATTTATAA
- a CDS encoding pyridoxal phosphate-dependent aminotransferase: protein MQLAGRVGALTPSSTLAITAKAKELKSQGKDVIGLGAGEPDFNTPQHIIDAAVKSMNKGFTKYTPSGGLPELKKEIAAKLKTDQGLDYQPNEIIVTSGAKHGLYTLFQVLLNEGDEVIIPIPYWVSYPEQVKLAGGTPVYLEGLEQNNFKITPDQLMEKITEKTKAVIINSPSNPTGMVYSKEELQSLGNVCLEKGILIISDEIYEKLIYGDAQHISIAQLSDELKKQTIIINGVSKSHSMTGWRIGYAAGDSKIIKAMTDLASHSTSNPTTPSQYATIAAYAGSQDAVEMMRSAFEERLEIIHGKLNAIPGISCIKPQGAFYLFPNAKEAAVLAGCKDVDEFAEILLTEANVAVVPGSGFGAPDYMRLSYATSLGQLEEAISRIHDFVNSRA from the coding sequence ATTCAGTTAGCAGGCAGAGTGGGAGCACTCACTCCTTCATCAACATTGGCCATTACTGCCAAAGCAAAAGAATTAAAGTCACAGGGAAAAGATGTAATCGGACTTGGAGCAGGGGAACCTGACTTCAATACACCGCAGCATATTATCGATGCTGCTGTAAAATCCATGAATAAGGGTTTCACAAAGTATACTCCTTCAGGAGGGCTTCCTGAATTGAAAAAGGAAATTGCAGCGAAGCTTAAGACTGATCAGGGACTTGATTATCAACCGAACGAAATTATAGTAACCAGTGGGGCAAAGCATGGCTTATATACTCTTTTTCAGGTTCTGCTTAATGAGGGTGATGAGGTCATCATTCCAATACCTTATTGGGTCAGCTATCCAGAGCAAGTCAAGCTTGCGGGTGGTACCCCTGTTTATCTTGAGGGGCTGGAACAAAACAATTTCAAGATAACACCGGACCAGCTGATGGAGAAAATCACTGAAAAAACAAAGGCCGTGATCATCAATTCCCCAAGCAACCCTACGGGAATGGTATATTCAAAAGAAGAACTGCAGTCGTTGGGTAATGTTTGTCTTGAAAAAGGCATCCTGATCATTTCAGATGAGATCTATGAAAAATTAATATACGGAGATGCACAGCATATTTCTATTGCACAGCTTTCCGACGAGCTCAAAAAGCAGACAATCATTATTAATGGTGTATCCAAGTCTCACTCAATGACTGGCTGGAGAATTGGCTATGCAGCTGGGGACAGCAAAATCATTAAGGCAATGACAGACCTTGCAAGCCATAGCACCTCAAATCCGACCACGCCTTCACAATATGCAACGATTGCAGCTTACGCTGGGTCACAGGATGCGGTGGAAATGATGCGTTCTGCTTTTGAAGAAAGGCTTGAAATCATTCATGGTAAATTGAACGCCATTCCAGGAATCAGCTGCATTAAACCACAGGGAGCATTTTACCTTTTCCCGAATGCGAAAGAAGCTGCTGTTTTGGCAGGCTGCAAAGATGTCGATGAGTTTGCGGAAATACTGCTGACTGAAGCGAATGTTGCCGTTGTTCCGGGATCTGGCTTTGGAGCACCGGACTATATGCGTCTTTCCTATGCAACATCTCTTGGCCAACTAGAGGAAGCAATCAGCAGAATTCATGACTTTGTTAACAGTCGTGCATAA
- a CDS encoding biotin--[acetyl-CoA-carboxylase] ligase translates to MAERVQSEIRKKLIDAFTNNESEYLSGQKLADIAGCSRTAVWKQIEELRKEGFQFEAIRRKGYKIVSIPAEMTADKITLGLKTEFLGRNLHYHESVESTQKIAYKLAYENAEEGTIVIAEEQTAGRGRMDRKWHSPKYTGIWMSILLRPKIPIPKAPQLTLITAVGVVQAIEEVTGLLPEIKWPNDIMINGKKITGILTELQAESDRINSVIIGIGINVNSAEEDFPEEIKQVASSLAIETGREIDREQLIRTILEKLEKLYLLYLEKGFFPIKLMWESYAVSIGKQITARTITGEIKGKAIGITEDGVLLIEDNTGTIHNIYSADIKIEG, encoded by the coding sequence ATGGCTGAACGCGTCCAATCAGAAATAAGGAAAAAATTGATCGATGCTTTTACCAATAATGAATCAGAGTACTTATCAGGCCAAAAATTGGCGGACATCGCTGGCTGTTCCCGGACAGCAGTTTGGAAACAGATCGAAGAACTTCGTAAAGAAGGCTTTCAATTTGAGGCAATCAGAAGGAAAGGGTATAAAATTGTCTCAATCCCGGCTGAAATGACTGCTGATAAAATCACCCTTGGCTTGAAGACGGAATTCCTGGGCAGAAATCTCCACTACCATGAGAGCGTGGAATCCACTCAAAAAATCGCCTATAAGTTAGCTTATGAAAATGCAGAAGAAGGAACGATTGTCATTGCCGAGGAGCAAACGGCCGGCAGAGGAAGAATGGACCGCAAATGGCATTCACCAAAATACACGGGTATATGGATGAGCATACTCCTTCGTCCTAAAATCCCTATCCCGAAAGCACCGCAGCTGACATTGATCACGGCAGTGGGTGTAGTACAGGCCATTGAGGAAGTAACAGGTTTATTGCCTGAAATTAAATGGCCTAATGATATTATGATAAACGGGAAAAAGATAACTGGAATACTGACAGAACTGCAGGCTGAATCAGACCGAATAAATTCCGTCATTATTGGAATTGGCATCAATGTCAATTCTGCGGAAGAGGATTTTCCTGAAGAAATCAAGCAAGTTGCATCTTCCCTGGCGATTGAGACAGGCAGGGAAATAGACAGGGAACAATTGATCAGGACGATTCTTGAAAAATTGGAGAAATTATATCTGCTTTACCTCGAGAAAGGCTTCTTCCCGATAAAATTAATGTGGGAAAGCTACGCAGTCAGTATTGGCAAGCAGATTACTGCCCGGACAATCACAGGGGAAATCAAGGGGAAAGCCATAGGAATCACCGAAGACGGAGTTCTTTTGATAGAAGATAATACAGGTACTATACATAATATTTATTCGGCAGATATCAAAATTGAAGGATAA
- the panB gene encoding 3-methyl-2-oxobutanoate hydroxymethyltransferase, whose product MKQTTDFLKMKQTGSKIVMVTAYDYPSGKHAEQAEADMILVGDSLGMVVLGYDSTIPVTMEEMVHHSKAVRRGAGNTFIVVDMPFMSYHLSIKDTLINGARIMQETGANAVKLEGADDVIDHISALTKAGVPVVAHLGLTPQSVGVLGGYKVQGKSADAAKKLIDDAKRCEEAGAFAIVLECVPKQLAEQVSKALSIPTIGIGAGAEVDGQVLVYHDIITYGVERVPKFVKQYTNVNEQITSGLSAYVSEVRHKVFPEDKHTFTMKEEELQALYGGRE is encoded by the coding sequence ATGAAACAGACAACAGATTTCTTGAAAATGAAGCAAACAGGCAGCAAGATTGTCATGGTCACTGCCTACGATTACCCATCAGGAAAACATGCTGAGCAAGCAGAAGCCGACATGATATTAGTTGGAGATTCACTGGGTATGGTAGTGCTAGGGTATGATTCCACGATTCCGGTTACGATGGAGGAAATGGTTCACCATTCAAAAGCCGTACGACGCGGAGCAGGCAATACATTCATTGTTGTCGATATGCCATTTATGAGCTATCATCTGTCAATAAAAGACACATTAATAAATGGAGCGAGAATCATGCAGGAGACTGGGGCGAATGCCGTGAAGCTGGAGGGTGCTGACGATGTCATTGACCATATCAGCGCCCTTACGAAGGCAGGAGTACCAGTCGTGGCGCATCTTGGCTTGACACCGCAATCTGTTGGTGTTCTTGGTGGCTACAAAGTCCAGGGCAAGAGTGCAGATGCTGCCAAAAAGCTGATCGATGATGCAAAAAGATGTGAAGAAGCTGGCGCGTTTGCCATAGTACTGGAATGTGTCCCTAAGCAGCTTGCTGAACAGGTCAGCAAAGCTCTTTCAATCCCGACAATCGGTATTGGAGCCGGCGCAGAGGTGGACGGTCAGGTACTAGTCTATCATGACATTATCACTTATGGAGTAGAACGTGTCCCTAAATTTGTGAAACAATATACCAATGTGAATGAACAAATCACATCCGGGCTGAGTGCCTATGTATCCGAAGTGAGGCATAAAGTATTCCCTGAAGATAAGCATACATTTACCATGAAAGAAGAAGAATTGCAGGCATTGTATGGAGGAAGAGAATGA
- the dinG gene encoding ATP-dependent DNA helicase DinG: MSQKFVVVDLETTGNSPKKGDRIIQFGAVLIEGGQITGRFSSLVNPLQEIPVFIEELTGISDSMVSNAPLFQEIAPQVSEMLEDAYFVAHNVLFDLSFLQEELLNAGQEGFYGPVIDTVEMARILYPTADSFKLTDLAAKEELRHDRPHQADSDAQVTAELLLIMLDAVKSLPMVTVKELAKLSEGLKSDLHLIFEEILKDKESRLETLPEEIEVFRGIALRKRPVIGNVEYQVIDFPGAIEEKQALLQKALTGFEARQGQFLMMDLVYEAFLKGGHALIEAGTGVGKSLGYLIPAAIYSLENKQPVVISTYTTQLQEQLLTNDVPKLKQALGRRLNISLLKGRSHYISMARFEQTLREIEENYDTALTKMQILVWLTHTETGDYDELNLSSGGMLFWNKVKNDHSFFIKAKQWEEFDFYKRAIDNAQNADLLITNHSMLLADLVSEKGKLPKYEHVVLDEGHQFEKAAGKYFGESLDYIAVRLVLNQIGLFEQNQLFYKLETIMNNDGVLGAERLHTFEINQLISDLVYETDELFKLAGTYARKSIKNKASGSKIHASLVPDRENRFWTALKTTAERFYFHLKDLIDALEKRLEDAWRSPDSFTRKQRAVLEEVVQVKEDLDQICQTAKTLFKDDNSHVRWIEADTRSLQNSTAIFSRPVNVSEYLAEKFFTRKKSVVVTSATLSVNQSFSFIKRELGLKNVMIEKQIPSPFSYGSQIKLVVPDDLPDIKTVSDDDYVAAITEHIISIAEATRGRMLILFTSHEMLKKTYNLIKESGLLEDFVLIAQGITAGSRTRLTRNFQRFDKAILFGTSSFWEGVDIPGEDLSCLIIVRLPFSPPDEPLTAAKCSLIKENGGSPFSDLSLPEAILRFKQGFGRLIRTSDDRGLIFVFDRRLVTTKYGNAFIRSIPDVAVEEKSITEIVDLVHRWL, from the coding sequence ATGAGCCAAAAATTTGTTGTAGTAGATTTAGAAACAACCGGTAATTCCCCTAAAAAGGGTGACCGGATTATACAGTTTGGAGCAGTATTGATTGAGGGCGGGCAAATTACCGGCAGGTTCTCCTCGCTTGTCAATCCATTGCAGGAAATACCGGTTTTCATTGAAGAGCTGACCGGCATTTCCGATTCAATGGTAAGTAATGCTCCATTATTTCAGGAAATCGCTCCGCAGGTTTCTGAAATGCTTGAAGACGCTTATTTTGTGGCTCATAATGTATTATTTGACCTTTCCTTTCTGCAGGAAGAATTATTGAATGCTGGTCAGGAAGGTTTTTATGGTCCTGTTATAGATACAGTAGAAATGGCGAGAATCCTCTATCCGACTGCTGACAGTTTTAAACTGACAGACCTTGCTGCAAAGGAGGAACTGCGCCATGATCGTCCGCATCAAGCAGATAGTGATGCCCAAGTTACAGCAGAGTTGCTGTTGATCATGCTAGATGCTGTGAAATCCCTTCCTATGGTCACGGTCAAAGAGCTGGCAAAGCTTTCAGAAGGTCTTAAAAGCGACCTTCATTTGATTTTTGAAGAAATACTAAAAGACAAGGAAAGCAGACTCGAGACTTTGCCTGAGGAAATTGAAGTTTTTCGCGGAATTGCATTAAGAAAACGGCCAGTAATCGGCAATGTTGAATACCAGGTCATAGACTTTCCCGGGGCAATAGAAGAAAAGCAGGCTTTACTTCAAAAAGCACTTACCGGGTTTGAAGCAAGGCAGGGACAATTTTTAATGATGGACCTCGTCTATGAGGCTTTCTTGAAAGGCGGCCATGCTTTGATTGAAGCTGGAACTGGTGTGGGTAAGTCACTAGGGTACTTGATCCCAGCAGCTATTTACTCATTGGAAAACAAACAGCCTGTGGTGATCAGCACTTATACGACCCAGCTGCAGGAACAGCTTTTGACAAATGATGTTCCTAAGCTGAAACAGGCACTGGGCAGGAGATTGAATATATCATTGCTCAAAGGGAGAAGTCACTATATTAGCATGGCTCGCTTTGAGCAAACTCTAAGGGAAATAGAAGAAAATTATGATACTGCACTAACAAAAATGCAAATCCTTGTCTGGCTGACACATACTGAAACTGGTGATTATGATGAGCTCAATTTGTCGAGTGGCGGCATGCTTTTTTGGAATAAAGTTAAGAATGATCATTCCTTTTTCATTAAGGCAAAACAATGGGAGGAATTTGACTTTTATAAAAGGGCGATCGATAATGCGCAAAATGCAGATTTGCTCATAACCAATCATTCGATGCTTCTCGCCGACCTTGTTTCTGAAAAGGGTAAGTTGCCGAAGTATGAGCATGTTGTCCTTGATGAAGGACATCAATTCGAAAAAGCAGCAGGGAAATATTTCGGGGAGTCCCTCGATTATATCGCTGTCAGGCTGGTGCTTAATCAAATAGGGCTGTTTGAACAAAATCAGCTGTTCTATAAGCTGGAAACCATAATGAACAATGATGGCGTTCTCGGTGCTGAACGGCTTCACACCTTTGAAATTAATCAATTGATTTCCGATTTAGTATATGAAACCGATGAACTTTTCAAGCTGGCAGGCACATATGCAAGAAAATCGATTAAAAATAAGGCTTCTGGCAGCAAAATTCATGCAAGCTTGGTTCCAGATCGGGAAAATCGTTTCTGGACGGCGTTGAAAACAACTGCTGAAAGATTTTATTTTCACCTAAAGGATTTAATTGATGCATTAGAAAAAAGATTGGAAGATGCCTGGAGAAGTCCGGATAGCTTTACTAGAAAGCAACGAGCGGTTTTGGAAGAGGTAGTGCAGGTCAAAGAAGATCTGGATCAAATCTGCCAAACTGCAAAAACCCTTTTTAAAGATGATAACAGCCATGTTAGATGGATTGAAGCGGATACCAGGTCATTGCAAAATTCGACGGCTATTTTCTCTCGCCCCGTTAACGTCTCTGAGTATCTGGCAGAGAAATTCTTTACACGAAAGAAGAGTGTGGTCGTGACTTCTGCCACTTTATCGGTTAATCAATCCTTTAGTTTTATTAAAAGGGAATTAGGGCTAAAAAACGTGATGATAGAAAAGCAAATTCCATCCCCTTTTTCCTATGGATCACAAATAAAACTGGTTGTCCCAGATGACTTGCCAGATATAAAGACGGTGTCGGATGACGACTATGTTGCGGCCATCACAGAGCATATCATCTCCATTGCTGAGGCAACAAGGGGCAGGATGCTGATTTTGTTCACCTCCCATGAAATGTTGAAAAAGACATATAACCTAATAAAGGAGAGCGGCCTTCTAGAGGACTTTGTCCTGATTGCCCAGGGTATAACAGCTGGCAGCAGGACTAGATTAACGAGGAATTTCCAACGATTCGATAAAGCAATCCTATTTGGTACCAGCAGTTTTTGGGAGGGAGTCGATATACCAGGTGAGGATCTTTCATGCTTGATTATTGTCAGGCTGCCTTTTTCACCGCCGGACGAACCTCTTACTGCTGCAAAATGTTCGTTAATAAAAGAGAATGGCGGAAGTCCGTTTTCAGATTTATCACTCCCTGAAGCCATTTTGCGTTTTAAACAAGGATTTGGAAGGCTGATCCGGACTTCTGATGACCGAGGCCTGATTTTCGTTTTTGACCGAAGGCTGGTAACAACAAAATACGGGAATGCCTTTATACGTTCAATACCCGACGTTGCTGTCGAAGAAAAATCAATAACAGAGATTGTCGATTTGGTTCATAGGTGGCTGTAA